In Apium graveolens cultivar Ventura chromosome 10, ASM990537v1, whole genome shotgun sequence, the following are encoded in one genomic region:
- the LOC141692910 gene encoding xyloglucan endotransglucosylase/hydrolase protein 31-like: MALLIICFLLVIFLYPFSSFAQGPPSPGYYPSSRVPSIGFNQAFRTLWGSQHQTLDQNSLTIWLDRSSGSGFKSINSYKSGYFGAAMKLQPGYTAGTITCFYLSNNEAYPGDHDEIDLEFLGTTPGKPYTLQTNVWMKGSGDGSVITGREMKFHLWFDPTKDFHHYAILWNPTEIIFFVDDVPIRRYARKSDETFPLKPMWAYGSIWDASSWATEGGKYKADYSYQPFVGKYNNFKIAGCGANAPASCRPATGSPARSGGLSRQQYAAMAWVHNNYKVYDYCQDSSKDHKHTPEC; the protein is encoded by the exons ATGGCTCTACTAATTATTTGTTTTCTTCTTGTTATTTTCTTGTACCCATTTTCAAGTTTTGCTCAGGGTCCACCTTCACCTGGCTATTACCCCAGCTCTAGGGTTCCTTCTATAGGCTTTAATCAAGCCTTTAGGACTCTCTGGGGCTCTCAGCATCAAACACTCGACCAGAACTCTTTAACTATTTGGCTCGACAGAAGCTCAG GAAGCGGTTTCAAATCCATTAATTCATACAAATCCGGTTACTTTGGTGCTGCTATGAAGCTCCAGCCAGGATATACAGCAGGAACTATAACATGTTTCTAC CTGTCTAACAATGAAGCGTACCCGGGGGATCATGATGAAATTGATCTTGAGTTCTTAGGAACTACACCAGGCAAGCCTTATACACTTCAAACAAATGTTTGGATGAAAGGAAGTGGAGATGGAAGTGTTATTACAGGGAGGGAGATGAAGTTTCATCTTTGGTTCGATCCCACTAAAGATTTTCATCATTATGCTATCCTTTGGAACCCTACTGAGATCAT ATTTTTTGTGGATGATGTGCCCATAAGAAGATATGCAAGAAAATCTGATGAAACATTTCCATTAAAGCCAATGTGGGCTTATGGCTCGATATGGGATGCTTCCTCATGGGCCACAGAGGGAGGAAAATACAAAGCAGATTACAGTTACCAACCATTTGTAGGGAAGTACAACAACTTCAAGATTGCTGGATGTGGAGCCAATGCCCCGGCATCGTGCCGGCCGGCAACAGGCTCTCCGGCAAGAAGTGGCGGCCTGAGCCGCCAGCAATACGCTGCCATGGCATGGGTTCATAACAATTACAAGGTTTATGATTATTGTCAAGATTCTAGCAAAGACCATAAACATACACCTGAATGTTAA